From the Pseudomonas sp. VD-NE ins genome, the window GCTTCCAGGAAATCCAGGAAGAGCAGATCGTCATCCTCGGTCACGTCTTCTGGTGGGGCATGTACGCCCGCTAACCTGACCCTCTTCAGACAAACCCGCCCATTGGCGGGTTTTTTTTCGCCTTGATTAAACCGTCAAACCCTTGAGCTGCGGGGCTTCCATGCATCTGCGCATTTCTCATGCACAAATAAATGCATTTACGCATTGACTGGATATGCATACATGCATATCCTTGTCACCAAGCCGCTCGACAAAGCGGCTGGCAAGAAAGCTCTTTAGTTCCACAAGAACAGGCAGCGATGAACCGGCCTCAACGGTTCAGAGGGTTGGCAACTGACCCGGGTGTGCAGCGTAAAGCACCAGAAGCAGTTATCCGGCGGGCAGGGACCGCGGTCGGAAAAACAATTTGAATGGACTCGTACCGCGCCAGTAGCGCCGAACAGTCAGCTTCCTTCTTGAACACAGGATTTGAAGGAAGGCGAAGGAGCGCATTACTGAAAAGCCCGGTGTGCGAATGCCGGGCTTTTTGGAATGCCTGCCGAATGTTTTCACGACACGCATCTGAAATGACCACCCATGGAGGAATATCCAATGAATCTCTACGCACTGGTTGAATACAACAAAGTTGTCCAATTGAAGGAAAGCGAAGTCCTTCCTGATGCACCTGCTTCGCCAACGTCCGTATGGGTCGATGTAACCGGTAGTACAGACATGCGCGTGGGTTGGGGGGCGACGTTCAATGGCATCTGGTTATTCACACCGCCAACAGATGAAGACTTGCGTAACGAAGCCGAGCAACAGAAATGGCAACTGCTGAATTTCGCCGCTAACTGGCTTCTGCTCAACTCGCTTCAGTTCAAAGTCGACGTCGGCATCGCCACGGCGCAAGACCAGGCTCGCCTGCTAGCCCACAAACAGTACTCCATTGCTGTCAGCGACATCGATAAGCAGCCGGGTTATCCGGCCAATATCGTCTGGCCGGTAGCGCCTTACTGACATGCATAAGCCCGGCAAGTTGCCTGGCTTTACGCACTGACTGGTGGACGTTCAACAAGCGTGCAGAACGACCGCTTCGAGCACTCGAAACAATCGGAGGCAAGGACAATGAATCGTTACGTGTTGGTCGGGACTGTTTACAAAACCGGTTATCAAGTAGCCCTGCAAATTCTGGAAACGGAAGACGCCATGCCCACCACACTCCCGGACGGAGTGTCGGATGCGTGGTGGTATGACATCACCGGGTATACAACTGCTCATGTCGGGTGGAAGGTTTTCGACCTGGATGCGGAAGGATTGCTTTTTGTCGAACCGACTGAGCAAGAGCATCGCAAAATGACCACCGCGCGCATGCAGGAACGGTTCGATACCGCCGCGCAATGGATAGTGTTCAACCCTTTGCAATTCAAGGTTGATCTGGGTGTTGCGACGCCAGCAGAAGTAATGACGTTAGCGCTTTACAAGCAGTACTGGATTGACGTCAGCGAAGTCCGTAATCAGTCAGGGTATCCATCCACGATCAACTGGCCAGTCGCTCCCTTCTAATTGAAGGCATGAGAGTGCATTACTGAAAAGCCCGGCCTGCGCGCCGAGCTTTTTGGAATGCCTACCTCAAGAGAAAACGATTGAATCCAACACACATCACTCATCCATCATCTACGGAGGCATGACATGACAAACGAGCAACAAGCATTGGCCGACATGCCGATCTGGCTGGTCATCCTCCTTGCCGTCGTCGGCGGAGTGTCCGGCGAAATGTGGCGCGCCGACAAGGAGGGCGCACGCGGCTGGCCGCTGCTGCGCCGTCTGGCCCTGCGCTCCGGCGCCTGCATGATCTGCGGCGTGTCGGCGATCATGCTGCTGTATGCCGCTGGCATGTCGATCTGGGCCGCTGGCGCCTTCGGCTGCCTCACCGCCATGGCCGGTGCCGACGTGGCGATCGGTCTGTACGAACGCTGGGCCGCCAAGCGCATCGGCGTCTGCGAACTTCCACCCCGCGACCAGCCTTAACCTTGAATGTTATTCGTGCCGCCCTTTGGGCGGCAGGGCTGCGCGTGGACGATTGAAAAGGAGGTCATGTATGCCCACACCGATCCAGCTGCCGTCGCAACTGTTCACCGCCATCGCGACGACGCTGCGCAACACTGCCGGGCTCAATATCAGCGTCGGCATGCACGACGATTTCACGGCACCAGGCGATCAGGCCTGGGTGTTGATCGACTTCGACCGAAATGCATCGGGAGTGCGCGCCGCTGATGGGCGCATAGCTCATGTCATGACGCTGTCGCTGCAAGTCATCCCGGCGCTTTCAGCGACCGCGTTTGCCGCGTGCGATCTGATCGCCGTACTGAAAAACCTGATCACCGACAACCGTTGGAGCCTGCCCGGCGACCAATGCGATCTGCCGATCAACATTGATGGCTTGCCGTCGCTGCTGGTTCGTGCCGACCAGGCATACAAGACCTGGACACTGACGTTCGACCAGACCCTTTACCTCGGCCCGACCTTGCTCGACGATCCGTTGGGCATCCCGAAATTCGCCCGCACCTGGGAAGTCAGCAACATCGACGACCCCGACCAATACACCGCGCTGGAGGCCTGACCGATGTTCGACGCATTACTGCGTATGCAACTGGGGCCGATCATCGAACGCCTGGCCGAAATGGAAGCGGAAATCGACGACCTGCACCGCCGCGCCGAAAGCTTCTGCCGCATTGGCATTTGCCAGACAGTCGACGCCGCGAGCAACACCTGTCAGGTCAGTCACGGTGGTTTGCTGACGCCGGCCATCAAGTTTTTCAACCCCAGCGCCGGTGCACAAAGCGAGTCGCGGATTCCAACGGTGGGTGAGCAATGTCTGCTGTTCAACTACGGCAGCGGCGAAAGCGGCGCGCAATCCGTGGCGCTGTTCGGTCTGAACAGTGATCGTTTTCCACCAGCCTCTACGATCCCGACGCTGACCCGTCGCGTGTATCAGGACGGCAGCGAAAGCGGTTACGACGATGCCAGCCACACCCTGCACTGGCAAAACGGCCCGGCAGCCTTCAGTGGTTCTCGCGAATCGCTGGAGCTGAACATCGGCCCGGCCCGATTAGCGATGACACCACAAATCATCACCCTGCAACTCGGTGCCGTCGGCCTGACTATCGACGCCTCGGGCGTGCACTTCAGCGGCCCGTTGGTCGATCACCAGGGCCGCGTCATCAGCCCCTGATTCAAGAGCCTCCCATGATCGGAATCGATAGAGACAGCGGGGCCACGGTCGACGACTGGCTGCAGTTTGTGCAGCGCGCGACCCGGGCCCTGACCACGCCGCTGGGCACCCGGCAAAAACGGCCTTTGTACGGATCGCTGATCCCCACGCTGCTGGGGCAGAACCTCGGTGACGACGTTCTGCTTCTCGCCCAGAGCCACGCCGCGCAGGCGTTCTACAACAAGCAAAACGGCATTGACGATTTTCAGCCGCAAGTGATCGTCGCCAGCCGTCAGGGCGCCGGTCTGCTGCTGCGCTTCGCCGGCACCTGGAAAAACCGTCAACAAACCTTCGAGGTCGTGACATGAGCATGTTGATCCCCGGCCAGAACCAATTGGCCGAACCCGCGCTGATCACCGTTGAAGCCTTCGAAGAGCTGCTCGCCGAATTCAAGACCTTTGTCATCGAATACGTCGGCGCGCGCTCGCCGGACAGTGCCGCAAAACTCAAGATCAGCCTGGACAACGAAAGCGAGCTGCTGACGCTGGCGCTTGAGGCTTTCTGCGTGCGGTTGCAAACCCACGAGCGCAAATACAACGCTCGCATCAAACAGATGCTGGCGTGGTGGGCGACGGGCAGCAACCTCGATGCGCGGCTGGCTGACATGGGCCTGGAGCGGCAGTTGCTCGATCCCGGCGATCCGGCGGCATTCCCGCCGGTTCCGGCGATTTATGAAAGCGACGACGACGCTCGCTTGCGTTATTACCTGGCGCCACACGCCCCGGCAGCGGGCTCGCGGATGCAGTATCGCCGCGAAGTTTTCACCCTCGGCGAGCGTCCCACGGTGCAAGTCGAATCCACCGAGGCAGGTGTGGTGAATGTCACCTACACCTTCAACCCGGACGGTCTCGCCGCGCAGGTCAAGGATGGCAATGCTCGGCGTACCGCGCCGGGCGAAGTGCAGGTCACTGTGCTGTCCCGCGACGGCGATGGCACGCCTTCCCAGGCATTGCTTGAAGGCGTTCGTCAGCACTTCGCACGGCCTGATGTACGACCGGAAACCGACCTGGTTACCGTCAAGGCTGCCGACATTCAGCGCTACAAGATTCGCGTTGTCGCGAAGATCAATTCCGGCCCCGATTCGGGCCTGACCAAAGTCGCCGCGCAACAACAATTGCAGGCCTACGCCGACAGTTGCCATCGCCTCGAAGGCCGGGTCGATCCGAGCTGGATCGACTACACGCTGCACAGCGCCGGTGCCGTGCAACTGCAGATTCTTGAACCGCTGGCGCCGATCGTGACCACGGCGTTTCAAGCGCCGTACTGCACGGCAGTCGAAGTCGAGGTGCTGACGCTATGAGTGAACCAACTCAGCGCCGAACGCTGCTGCCGGCCAACAGTTCGGCACTGGAACGAGGTCTGGATCTGGGCTTTGGCACCTTGCTTGATCGCATCGCACCGCCGTTTCCGGAACTGATGAACCCCGCAGAAACCCCGGTCGCCTTTCTGCCTTATCTGGCAGCGGATCGTGGTGTCGCCGAATGGAGCACCACCGCACCGGAGGCGGAAAAACGCCTGACCGTCGAATTGGCCTGGCCCACCGCGCGCCAGGCCGGCACTCGCAAGGCGTTGGAAAACGCCGCCAAGGGTTTGCAGTTAAGACCCGAGGTCCGCGCCTGGTACGAGCAGACGCCGCCCGGTGCGCCTTACAGCTTTTCCGTACGAGCCTTCAGCGACCAACCCTACAGCGAAGAAATCGACGCCCGTCTCGACCGACGTCTGGCTGATGCCAAGAGCGAGCGCGATGTGCTGACGGTCTCGGTCGGCTTGAGCGCTTTCGGCAATCACGTCATCGGCGCCGCGACGTTCTGCGGCGAACTGACCACGATTTATCCAGTGTTCATCGAAGGGCTCGAAACCTCGGGAGAGGCATTCATGGCTGCCGGCATGTACACCGTCGAAACATCCACTATTTATCCTCAGGGGGCCTGAATGGCTGACTATTACACCCTGCTCACCAACGCAGGGATTGCCTACGAAACGGCGTGCAAGGCCGCGGGCACACCGATCAAGTTGACGCAGATTTCTGTCGGTGATGGCGGCGGCTCGGTCTACAACCCGGCCGCGACCGCCACCGCGCTGAAACGCGAAGTCTGGCGCGGGCCGCTCAATGCGCTATTCCAGGACGAGAAGAATCCGAGCTGGCTGCTCGCCGAAGTGACCATTCCGCCTGATGTTGGCGGTTGGTATGTGCGTGAAGCCGGGCTGTGGACTGATACCGGGATTCTTTACGCCATCGTCAAATATCCGGAGTCGTTCAAACCGGTGCTGGCGACGTCGGGCTCGGGTAAAGAGTTCTACATTCGCTCGATTTTCGAGACGAGTAATGCGTCGCTGGTGACGTTGTTGATTGATGACACGGTGGTTAAAGCTACGCGTGCCTGGGTCATGAGTTACCTCGCCGAAGAACTCGGCAAACTGGATGGCAAGCAGTCGGTGCGTGTCGCGGCATCCGCCAACATCGTGCTGAACGGTGCGCAGCAAATTGACGGTGTTGCAGTGATTGCTGGCGACCGCGTGCTTGTTGCGAATCAGGCGCTGGCCAAGGACAACGGTTTGTGGATCGTCGCCAATGGCGATTGGGTGCGGGCGACCGATGCCAACAGCAGCGCCAAGGTCACGCCGGGCCTGACGGTCATGGTGGAGGAGGGCACGGCGAACGGTGATTCGCTGTGGCACCTGACCACCAATGCGCCGATCACTCTCGGCACGACCGCGCTGACGTTCAAGATGCTCGCCGGTCGCACCGGGATTGCGGCTGGGACTTACAAGAGTCTGACGGTGGATGAATATGGCCGCGCGACTGCCGGTGCGAACCCTGAAACGTTGGCTGGGTTTGGTATCAAGGATTCGTACACCAAGGCTGAAGTTGAAGCGTTGATTGCCAAGGCGTCGGCGCTGCCGGTGGGATCGATCGTCGCGTTTCCGGTTGATGCACCACCGCCGGGGTTTCTGGAGCTGGATAACAGCGTCAAGAGCAGCGCGACTTACCCGGACCTGAGCGCTTATCTGGGCGGCAAGTTCAACAAGGGTGATGAAGGTACCGGGAATTTCCGTTTGCCTGAAACGCGTGGGGAGTTTTTGCGCGGTTGGGATCATGGACGAGGGGTGGATGCTGGCCGTGGTCTCGGTAGCTGGCAGGCCGACGACAACAAGTCGCATGCTCATACCGTCACCCGCATGCAGGCGTTCGCCAATGCGACTGGCAGTAATCCGAGTGCCGTAGTGGTAGACAACGGCAATACGGCCGTAATAACCAATTTCGCGGCTGGCTTCAACAGTTCTGGTGGAGCGGAGGCACGTCCCCGCAACATCGCCGTCATGTGGTGCATCAAAGCCTGGAACGCCCCGGTCAATCAGGGAACCATCGATGTCGCCGCGCTGGCCAAGGAAGTCGAACGGCTCAAATCCGCCGTTCCGATTGGCGCTGTTCTGGCATTCCCGACGGGTATTGTCGCACCCGGTTATCTGGAGCTGGACGGCAGTGTGCAGAGCATTGCGACTTATCCGGATCTGGCCGCCTATCTCGGTACCACGTACAACAAAGGCAATGAGGGCGCAGGTAACTTCCGATTGCCGGACTCCCGTGGCGAGTTTCTTCGTGGCTGGGATCATGGGCGAGGCGTGGATGCTGGAAGGGGAGTTGGTACAACTCAAGCCGAAGCATTTGCTGCACACAACCATCGTTATTTTGATGGCACTGCTGCGACCTTCGATCCTGCAGGTAATTGGCAGGACGGGAAGATCAATGGTGCGGCAGCGAGTATCTCAACGGGTGCATTTCTTTCCCCGATAGAAAACGGTAGCACCATGCAGATGGTGAATGCCGCGAACACCGTCAACGCTGGTGGTGCTGAAACCCGCCCTCGTAACCTCGCTGTCATGTGGTGCATCAAAGCCTGGAACGCACCGGTCAATCAGGGGGGCATCGACATCGCTGTGCTCTCTGAACAACTGCAACAGCTTTCGTTGAATGGGCCCATTGCTGGGGACATTCGAAACGCTCGGGTCTCGATTCCGGTCGCTGCTTCGACCGCGACGTTTACAGCTTCCGAGATGGTGCTGGGAGATGTGAACGGGAAAAGGGTCGTAATCTCCAACTTCAACCAGAGCATCAACCTGTCGGCTTCGGTCAAGGGCCTGGGGACGATGGATGTGGGCGCGGCACCGGTCAATGGGTTTGTCGCGATGTACGCGCTTTACAATCCTGCCTCCAGATCCACCGGCATTATCGCCGTCAACACCACTGCAGCAATCGCTCCGAAGCTGTTGGCGGGCGTCGCTCCTGATGGATATACGTTTTCCGCGCTCCTCAGCATTTTGCCGACGAATGCCAGTGCTCAATTTGCTGTCGCTGAACAAGTTGAACGTCAGGTGTTCTATGGCACGCAAGTGTTGTCGACAACTGTCCCGGTTCTGACGCTTACAGGGTTATCGATCTCTGCAGCTGTGCCATTGAATGCCAAGTCGGTTTCCGGAAACTTTCAAGGCACGGTGTCGGCCAATGGATACAGCATGGCGCTTGCCGGGTCAGCTGCCGCCATAGGTCTTCAGACCTTTATCGTGAATTTTTCAGGGGCAGGCGGTGGTTCGTTTCTGGATGTTCCCTTGTTGTCGCCGCAAACGCTGTTTTATCGCCTGAGCAGCGCTGGAACCTTTAGTGCTTTTTCGATCACGACTAATAGTTACAGATTTTGAAGGGTGAACCGAGTGGAAGATAAATCACGCATAAACGTCATGTTCTCGGATGAGGCGCAAACGAAGATCGTTGCGGTGTTCTCCTGCCCTCAAGAGGAAGGAAATTACGCCAATCTGGGTGTGGTCGAACCGCAGGATCAACGCTATCTGACTTACACGTCGGAGTCTTCGGCTGATCCGCAACTGAGTCCTTCGCAGATCATTGCAGCCGAGAGATATCGTCGAGAAGGTATCGGTATCGTTGTGGGATCAATGGCTATCGAAACATCTCGCGACAGCCAGGCGCTGATCGCCAGCACAGGTCTGTCTGCCATTCTCGACCCCGAGTATCGCTGCAACTTCAAAACCCTCAATGGTTTTGTCGAGATCGGCGCCGAGCAGATTCTCGCCATTGCCAAGGCTGTGCGCAGCCATGTCCAGGCCTGCTTTGATCGCGAACTGGATTTGCTCCGGGCCCTCGAGGCGCGAACTTATAAAGATGAAATGCTCGCTGAAGGTTGGCCGCTCTCGCCACCGATCACAGCGCATCAGTAAACGCCCCATTCTCTGGGGCGTTTTCATATCTGGCCACTCACGAGGGTGGTTTTAAAGTCGTCGTTAATCAAACAAGGAAGAACCTATGTTTTACGCACCCTCCACGGGCGGTTTTTACGATCCCGCCTTTCATACCGAAATTCCAAGCGATGCAGTTGAAATTTCTCAGGAGTACTGGCTCGAGTTATTGAACGGGCTGTCTACCGGCAAGATGATTGTCATGAATGAAAATAACTATCCGGTGCTCGTTGATCGGCCGGGGCCAACGCCTGCGGAACTTGAGAGCATTGAACGCTACTGGCGCAAACAGCAGATCGCGCTCACTGATCCCGTGGTCAACCGTCACCGTGACGAGGTGGACCGTTGGCCAACCCAGCTGACCCCGGCGCAATACATCGAGTTGCAAACGTACCGCCATGTGCTTCGTCTGTGGCCGGAGGGCGGTGAGTTGCCCTTGAGCGAACACCGCCCGGCAGCGCCGGAATGGCTCGCTAGCCTGCCTGAATAAAAACGCCCCGCACTGACGGGGCGTTTTCTTATCCGCTGATCAGCAACTGATAGCCCCTTGTTGAAACCAAGGGGCTTTTTCGTCTTTGGAGAAACCCGAATGGCAACCCGCCAAACCTACACCGTACTCGTTCCATTCCCCACCGGCGGTGGG encodes:
- a CDS encoding tail fiber assembly protein; protein product: MNLYALVEYNKVVQLKESEVLPDAPASPTSVWVDVTGSTDMRVGWGATFNGIWLFTPPTDEDLRNEAEQQKWQLLNFAANWLLLNSLQFKVDVGIATAQDQARLLAHKQYSIAVSDIDKQPGYPANIVWPVAPY
- a CDS encoding tail fiber assembly protein, coding for MNRYVLVGTVYKTGYQVALQILETEDAMPTTLPDGVSDAWWYDITGYTTAHVGWKVFDLDAEGLLFVEPTEQEHRKMTTARMQERFDTAAQWIVFNPLQFKVDLGVATPAEVMTLALYKQYWIDVSEVRNQSGYPSTINWPVAPF
- a CDS encoding phage holin family protein, with the translated sequence MTNEQQALADMPIWLVILLAVVGGVSGEMWRADKEGARGWPLLRRLALRSGACMICGVSAIMLLYAAGMSIWAAGAFGCLTAMAGADVAIGLYERWAAKRIGVCELPPRDQP
- a CDS encoding phage baseplate assembly protein V, whose protein sequence is MFDALLRMQLGPIIERLAEMEAEIDDLHRRAESFCRIGICQTVDAASNTCQVSHGGLLTPAIKFFNPSAGAQSESRIPTVGEQCLLFNYGSGESGAQSVALFGLNSDRFPPASTIPTLTRRVYQDGSESGYDDASHTLHWQNGPAAFSGSRESLELNIGPARLAMTPQIITLQLGAVGLTIDASGVHFSGPLVDHQGRVISP
- a CDS encoding phage baseplate protein; this translates as MIGIDRDSGATVDDWLQFVQRATRALTTPLGTRQKRPLYGSLIPTLLGQNLGDDVLLLAQSHAAQAFYNKQNGIDDFQPQVIVASRQGAGLLLRFAGTWKNRQQTFEVVT
- a CDS encoding baseplate J/gp47 family protein; amino-acid sequence: MSMLIPGQNQLAEPALITVEAFEELLAEFKTFVIEYVGARSPDSAAKLKISLDNESELLTLALEAFCVRLQTHERKYNARIKQMLAWWATGSNLDARLADMGLERQLLDPGDPAAFPPVPAIYESDDDARLRYYLAPHAPAAGSRMQYRREVFTLGERPTVQVESTEAGVVNVTYTFNPDGLAAQVKDGNARRTAPGEVQVTVLSRDGDGTPSQALLEGVRQHFARPDVRPETDLVTVKAADIQRYKIRVVAKINSGPDSGLTKVAAQQQLQAYADSCHRLEGRVDPSWIDYTLHSAGAVQLQILEPLAPIVTTAFQAPYCTAVEVEVLTL
- a CDS encoding phage tail protein I; the protein is MSEPTQRRTLLPANSSALERGLDLGFGTLLDRIAPPFPELMNPAETPVAFLPYLAADRGVAEWSTTAPEAEKRLTVELAWPTARQAGTRKALENAAKGLQLRPEVRAWYEQTPPGAPYSFSVRAFSDQPYSEEIDARLDRRLADAKSERDVLTVSVGLSAFGNHVIGAATFCGELTTIYPVFIEGLETSGEAFMAAGMYTVETSTIYPQGA
- a CDS encoding phage tail protein is translated as MADYYTLLTNAGIAYETACKAAGTPIKLTQISVGDGGGSVYNPAATATALKREVWRGPLNALFQDEKNPSWLLAEVTIPPDVGGWYVREAGLWTDTGILYAIVKYPESFKPVLATSGSGKEFYIRSIFETSNASLVTLLIDDTVVKATRAWVMSYLAEELGKLDGKQSVRVAASANIVLNGAQQIDGVAVIAGDRVLVANQALAKDNGLWIVANGDWVRATDANSSAKVTPGLTVMVEEGTANGDSLWHLTTNAPITLGTTALTFKMLAGRTGIAAGTYKSLTVDEYGRATAGANPETLAGFGIKDSYTKAEVEALIAKASALPVGSIVAFPVDAPPPGFLELDNSVKSSATYPDLSAYLGGKFNKGDEGTGNFRLPETRGEFLRGWDHGRGVDAGRGLGSWQADDNKSHAHTVTRMQAFANATGSNPSAVVVDNGNTAVITNFAAGFNSSGGAEARPRNIAVMWCIKAWNAPVNQGTIDVAALAKEVERLKSAVPIGAVLAFPTGIVAPGYLELDGSVQSIATYPDLAAYLGTTYNKGNEGAGNFRLPDSRGEFLRGWDHGRGVDAGRGVGTTQAEAFAAHNHRYFDGTAATFDPAGNWQDGKINGAAASISTGAFLSPIENGSTMQMVNAANTVNAGGAETRPRNLAVMWCIKAWNAPVNQGGIDIAVLSEQLQQLSLNGPIAGDIRNARVSIPVAASTATFTASEMVLGDVNGKRVVISNFNQSINLSASVKGLGTMDVGAAPVNGFVAMYALYNPASRSTGIIAVNTTAAIAPKLLAGVAPDGYTFSALLSILPTNASAQFAVAEQVERQVFYGTQVLSTTVPVLTLTGLSISAAVPLNAKSVSGNFQGTVSANGYSMALAGSAAAIGLQTFIVNFSGAGGGSFLDVPLLSPQTLFYRLSSAGTFSAFSITTNSYRF
- a CDS encoding DUF4376 domain-containing protein gives rise to the protein MEDKSRINVMFSDEAQTKIVAVFSCPQEEGNYANLGVVEPQDQRYLTYTSESSADPQLSPSQIIAAERYRREGIGIVVGSMAIETSRDSQALIASTGLSAILDPEYRCNFKTLNGFVEIGAEQILAIAKAVRSHVQACFDRELDLLRALEARTYKDEMLAEGWPLSPPITAHQ